TGAATCGGAATATGCTCCGGGATGACCACGACAAATTTGACACCGGCACGGATAGCTTCAATCGCCGCTTCCATCACGAACCTGGCCGGGAGAAAAATCACCGAGGTATCGGCGCCGGTCGCCGCAACACACTCCGCGACCAGATCGAACACTGGCTTGCCCTCGACCATCTGGCCGCCCTTACCCGGCGATGTCCCGCCGACAATATTGGTTCCGTATGCGATCATTCGCTTGGTATGAAAGGCGCCGGCTCCGCCGGTTATCCCCTGCACCATCACTTTCGAATTTTTGTCAACCAGAATAGCCATCACTTGCCCCCTTCCGCTTCATTCGCCAGTTCCACGGCCCGCTTGGAAATAACCTCGATCGGCGTCTCGATACCATGAAATTCGAAATGCTCAAACAACTTTGAATTTTCCTTTTTGGCCTCTTCGAACAACCGGACCCCCTCCTGCCACATGTTGCCGGTCATCCGGCAAACCATCGGCTTGGACAGGCCATGTTCCTTGAGAAACATGATAACACCCTTGGCAAAATCATCACAGCGCGATATCCCGCCGAACCGGGCGCCGAAAATCGCCTTGACATTCGGGTTCTCGTCCAGAAGCACCAGCATCTTGGCCAGCCGCTCCGGGGTCGGGCCGCCGCCCGAATCCATAAAATTGGCCGGTTTGCCGCCGTAATAATGAATAAAATCATTGCCCATGATACCGAACCCGGCCCCGCCCGGAAACATCCCGATATTGCCGTCAAGATCGAGATATGGAATTCCCCATTCGGTCGCCTGCTGCTCGCGAGGCGTCATCTCACCTTCTTCATGCCGTTTCTCGATACCCATCTCGGCCAGTTCCGGATGCCGGAAAACCGCATCATCATCAAGCGATATCCGGCTGTCGGCGGCAATCAGTTTCCCCTCGGCCGTAAGAACCAGCGGATTGATTTCGGCCAGCTTGGCATCATATTTTTTGAAAAGATCATACAAATTCAGGATAATGCCGGCCGCAACTTTTGCGTGATCGGCATCCAGTCCAAGCGACTTGGCGATTTCAACACCATCGAAATTGTAAAGCTTCTGATCGATATCGAAAGACTTGCGGAAAATTTTCTCGGGATGCTTCTCGGCCGTTTCTTCAATGTCGACCCCGCCCTCTCCTGAGGCAATCACCACCAGCTTGTAATTGAGCCGGTCGATCGTAACCCCCACATAAAATTCCCTGGCGATATTGAGTTTCGGCTCGATCAGGATTTTTTCCACGGGGAAACCTTTGATTTTCAATTGAAACAATTTTTCGGCGGTCGCTTTGGCATCAGCCACGGTCTCGGCAATTTTGATACCGCCCGCCTTGCCCCGCCCTCCGGTGAGCACCTGGGATTTCAGCACCACCGGCTTATTCCATTCGGCGGCAATGGCTTCCGCCTCGGCCGGGGTTGCCGCCAGGCGGCCCTCAGGGATCGGAATCCGGGACTTGGCGAAGAGCCCTTTGCCCTCATATTCATAAAGACGCATGATAAAAAACCTCTATTCTCAATAAATTTATTGTCAAAAAACGGTCTGTAAGAATGGCAATTTATTATATCATCGGCAAAAGTCAATATCATTCGATATTCCCCCATAAAACTAATCAAAAAAACGGCAAGAACTTATGGCCACGGCCCGAAACATCCCTTTTTTTGACTGAAAGTCAAATTTATGATTAATAAAGATGCGAAATGTTTTGATTTTATATTTTTTCTGAATAATCTGTAAAAATATGAATAATTGAGCGTTACGAAGCAGGGTCAATAAATATTTTGTGAAATTTTTCGCCAAGTCCTTGTTTTCTTGACTCAAACTGTGTATATTAAATGGTGACCGTGAATGGTGAATTGTGAAAATATTCACGAAAATGAGGTTCGACTTCGCAACAGTCTGAAGTCATTTATTGGTGTGGAAAAAGTCCATTTTTATGAAAATAGACGTCGGTTCGAAACTTGGAAAGAATAACCAGTCAGATATGAGGTCCTGATGCCAATATTCATATCAACGCGCGAATCAGACGATCAGCTTCGCAAAAAAGTAATGGAAATCAGCGGACAGAATTTCCAGCAGTGCTACCAGTGCGGAACATGCTCCGGCTCATGCCCCATGGTCGACCATATTACCGTCTTCCCCCGCCGGATCATGGCCCTTCTGCAACTGGGCAACCGCAAGGCGCTGGAAGAGGCCAACACCCCGTGGGTTTGTGCTTCATGCCACACCTGCATGGTTCGCTGCCCTCGTGGTATCGACATTACCAAGGTCATGGAAGCGCTGCGCCTGATCAAACTACGCCAGAACATCGACCACATCGAGCCAAAAAAACTCAAACCGGATCAAGTGGCCGAGATGCCGCAAATTGCGATGGTGTCCGGGTTCCGCAAGATGACATCATGAGGTGAGCTATGAAGATTGCTTATTATCCCGGATGTACGCTTAAGACCAAGGCCAAAAATCTCGAGATGTCGGCTCTGGCCTGTCTTGATGCCCTTGGCATCGAATACGAAGAACTCCCCCGTTGGAACTGCTGCGGTGCGGTTTTCTCGCTCGCCGATGATGATCTGATTCACATGGTTGCACCGGTGCGCGATTTGATCCGCGTCCAGGAACGCGGCGAGGATACGGTCCTGACGCTCTGCTCGATGTGCTATAACACCCTGGCCCGCGCCAACGACCTGATGAAAAACGACGAGGAAAAGCGCAAGACGATCAATGATTTCATGGATGAGGAGCCCGATTACGAAGGTAATGTCAAAGTCGTGCATTTCCTTGACTTCATCCGCGACAATTACGGCTTCGATAAATTAAAAGATAAAATCACGAAACCTTTGACCGGCATGAAGGTGGCCCCGTACTACGGATGCACTCTTCTGCGCCCCAAAGAGGTTGCGCTCGACCGCCCGGATAACCCGCAGGTCCTTCATCAATTCATCGAGGCGCTGGGCGCCGAGGTGATCGATTTTCCGTCGGCGACCAAATGCTGCGGCGCTTATCAGGTGCTGGGTGCACCCGACGCCGCCCTGCAGGTATCATACGAGATTATCAGCGATGCCGTCAAAAACGGCGCTGAAGCGCTCGCCCTGACCTGCCCGCTGTGCGATTACAATATGGGCAAACGGCAGGATCAGATGTTAGAAAAATACGAAGGCGCGCAGGACCTGCCGGTGTACTATTTCACGCAGCTTCTGGCGCTTGCATTGGGAATTGCGCCCGAAGTATCGCATCTGGAGCTCAACCGCGAGAGCGCCCGGGAGCTTCTTAAGACAAAGAATATGATTAAGGCATAAACAGGAAAAAATAACAATATTGTGAGATAAATGAGGTGACCATGAGCACTACGACCGAGGACAAAGAAAGCAAATCGGCTGCGATTCAAGCCAGGCTCATTCCCATTTATA
This sequence is a window from candidate division Zixibacteria bacterium HGW-Zixibacteria-1. Protein-coding genes within it:
- a CDS encoding ADP-forming succinate--CoA ligase subunit beta, translated to MRLYEYEGKGLFAKSRIPIPEGRLAATPAEAEAIAAEWNKPVVLKSQVLTGGRGKAGGIKIAETVADAKATAEKLFQLKIKGFPVEKILIEPKLNIAREFYVGVTIDRLNYKLVVIASGEGGVDIEETAEKHPEKIFRKSFDIDQKLYNFDGVEIAKSLGLDADHAKVAAGIILNLYDLFKKYDAKLAEINPLVLTAEGKLIAADSRISLDDDAVFRHPELAEMGIEKRHEEGEMTPREQQATEWGIPYLDLDGNIGMFPGGAGFGIMGNDFIHYYGGKPANFMDSGGGPTPERLAKMLVLLDENPNVKAIFGARFGGISRCDDFAKGVIMFLKEHGLSKPMVCRMTGNMWQEGVRLFEEAKKENSKLFEHFEFHGIETPIEVISKRAVELANEAEGGK
- a CDS encoding heterodisulfide reductase → MPIFISTRESDDQLRKKVMEISGQNFQQCYQCGTCSGSCPMVDHITVFPRRIMALLQLGNRKALEEANTPWVCASCHTCMVRCPRGIDITKVMEALRLIKLRQNIDHIEPKKLKPDQVAEMPQIAMVSGFRKMTS
- a CDS encoding heterodisulfide reductase, subunit B, whose amino-acid sequence is MKIAYYPGCTLKTKAKNLEMSALACLDALGIEYEELPRWNCCGAVFSLADDDLIHMVAPVRDLIRVQERGEDTVLTLCSMCYNTLARANDLMKNDEEKRKTINDFMDEEPDYEGNVKVVHFLDFIRDNYGFDKLKDKITKPLTGMKVAPYYGCTLLRPKEVALDRPDNPQVLHQFIEALGAEVIDFPSATKCCGAYQVLGAPDAALQVSYEIISDAVKNGAEALALTCPLCDYNMGKRQDQMLEKYEGAQDLPVYYFTQLLALALGIAPEVSHLELNRESARELLKTKNMIKA